A stretch of Aedes aegypti strain LVP_AGWG chromosome 2, AaegL5.0 Primary Assembly, whole genome shotgun sequence DNA encodes these proteins:
- the LOC110676605 gene encoding uncharacterized protein LOC110676605 — translation MFCLHPALIWAIALCCLCALLYLCTFASYLKGVKGSIAQMVSLVPMAELSPKMRSTAVSVFVIDVEPEQRGDQEFHVYDKSATLNLEALARESDSRQSVNESDLTEKSDSLTNLLVCDGKNKHFSIYLYG, via the exons ATGTTCTGCTTGCATCCTGCCCTGATATGGGCTATCGCGCTGTGCTGCTTGTGCGCTTTG CTTTACCTCTGCACGTTTGCGTCCTACTTGAAGGGCGTTAAGGGATCGATTGCTCAGATGGTGAGTTTGGTTCCGATGGCCGAGCTGAGTCCCAAAATGCGCTCGACGGCGGTCAGTGTCTTCGTGATTGATGTGGAACCGGAGCAGCGGGGGGATCAGGAGTTCCACGTGTACGATAAGAGTGCAACGTTGAATTTGGAAGCATTGGCGAGAGAAAGTGATTCGCGTCAAAGTGTAAACGAAAGTGATTTAACGGAAAAGTCTGATAGTTTAACTAATTTGTTGGTGTGTGATgggaaaaataaacattttagtATTTATCTGTACGGCTAG